In Numidum massiliense, a single genomic region encodes these proteins:
- a CDS encoding EsaB/YukD family protein has protein sequence MYIEITIDLKHYTGETFDLRLSDYHSIKQVVDIVWQAQQIGVEPREGYWVRIPNKHVVFSGRDKLVDCGITTGDRLEIL, from the coding sequence ATGTATATTGAGATTACGATCGATTTAAAACATTATACAGGAGAAACGTTCGATTTGCGTCTCTCTGACTACCATTCGATTAAACAAGTCGTAGACATCGTCTGGCAGGCGCAGCAGATTGGCGTTGAACCGAGGGAAGGGTATTGGGTGCGTATCCCCAACAAGCACGTCGTTTTTTCCGGAAGGGATAAACTGGTCGATTGCGGGATTACTACAGGAGATCGTCTAGAGATCCTATAA
- the essB gene encoding type VII secretion protein EssB: MSEQQPTYLEQQLEARIGKENGYTFAFQKEKIKLDDRLEIDLLKEMTPCLHKEIVETDDELIVIVHPPSNFEAFDAICTKNRQSRWRFAHQLVKKVREHSLSRLHLIVCPETIVFDKSMEPYFLHYGVKESIPPYEKDGERLQHEVKAAVAAAIDEKYTFDEYLNFHKTSKLSETTKRIMTAKDLEELQALIEEQIDQLEAKDKTLVHIPQKKWKRNRYISIGLLVCLLPALIYTGYAIFFQQPKHDAFLDSSKYFLNNEYSEVVNTLERYKIDEMPPVVQYGLATSYAVSVSMTLDAEQRKNIRDMVTLQSDPQYYAYWIHLGRGENEEAIDVARSLEEQDLLVYALVKYSEEVKADGDLSGEEKQKKLEGIQKEIDEYHKEQEEQERKEQEEKKQQEEKRKQQEEQRRKQEEQRKKEEKEKKGEQKGSDGKKADSEAKKESGEDKEKKE, encoded by the coding sequence ATGTCTGAACAACAGCCTACCTATTTGGAGCAGCAATTGGAAGCCCGCATCGGTAAAGAGAATGGCTATACGTTTGCTTTTCAAAAGGAAAAAATAAAACTCGATGACAGGTTAGAAATTGACCTTCTTAAGGAAATGACACCTTGTTTACATAAGGAAATTGTCGAAACAGATGATGAGTTAATCGTTATTGTCCATCCGCCGTCCAACTTTGAAGCCTTTGACGCTATTTGTACTAAAAATAGGCAGAGTAGGTGGCGATTTGCGCATCAGCTAGTAAAAAAGGTAAGGGAACATTCACTGTCGCGGCTCCATCTCATTGTATGTCCGGAGACGATTGTGTTTGACAAAAGTATGGAACCGTACTTCCTTCACTACGGCGTGAAGGAGAGTATCCCACCTTATGAGAAGGATGGCGAACGGTTACAGCACGAGGTCAAGGCGGCGGTAGCGGCAGCCATTGATGAGAAATATACGTTTGACGAGTATTTAAACTTTCATAAGACATCGAAGCTCTCGGAAACTACTAAACGTATCATGACAGCCAAGGATTTGGAAGAGTTACAGGCGCTCATTGAAGAGCAGATCGATCAGTTGGAAGCCAAGGATAAAACACTTGTACATATTCCGCAAAAAAAGTGGAAGAGAAACCGTTACATATCTATCGGGCTTTTGGTTTGCTTGCTTCCGGCATTAATTTATACGGGTTATGCGATCTTCTTTCAGCAACCGAAACACGACGCGTTTTTGGATAGCAGTAAGTACTTCCTAAATAATGAATACAGTGAAGTGGTTAATACGTTGGAGCGTTACAAGATCGACGAGATGCCGCCAGTCGTTCAGTACGGGCTAGCGACATCGTATGCGGTGAGCGTGTCGATGACGTTAGATGCAGAGCAACGGAAAAACATTCGCGATATGGTTACCCTTCAGTCAGACCCGCAATATTACGCCTACTGGATTCACCTTGGACGCGGGGAAAACGAGGAGGCAATCGATGTTGCGCGTTCGTTGGAGGAACAAGATTTGCTCGTCTACGCGCTCGTTAAATACAGCGAGGAGGTTAAAGCTGACGGGGACTTATCGGGTGAGGAAAAGCAAAAGAAACTAGAGGGGATCCAAAAGGAGATCGACGAGTACCATAAAGAACAAGAGGAGCAGGAAAGAAAGGAGCAGGAGGAGAAAAAACAGCAAGAAGAAAAGCGGAAGCAACAAGAAGAGCAGCGAAGAAAACAAGAAGAACAGCGGAAGAAAGAGGAAAAAGAGAAAAAGGGCGAGCAGAAAGGGTCAGATGGGAAAAAGGCTGATTCAGAGGCGAAAAAGGAATCCGGAGAGGATAAAGAAAAGAAAGAGTGA
- the essC gene encoding type VII secretion protein EssC, with the protein MNCLWVFTDTSYHQLFLNNRSLRTVTIGPEIQHTLTVRSFPFSGGALTIHVGEHEDGEKVFELFQDGQLIMTLSKTEPFQLTDGSHTLSLLITDSPPRERKYYVGDRQQLSFSLSDHGDSGQPSESSAVSMSDRAYCMIHKHFTFLSRNGFRLIKSGQRWKVLPNGAGLYVNGQKVTVPTTLTRGDRLFWPFMTLCLLEDDVLQITSFVDFRAGLPLIEQPTSEMMKKYPFFRRTPRMIYELPEEKISLSFPSQESEDSSKGLWMTILPPLVMLLVMGTIVIIQPRGIFILMSIVMFTMTLIMSTVQYFREKRKHKEKKEKRLRVYTRYLQNKRQEMHEVSEKQTHFLRYHYPSFERMKYFTEQISDRIWERTPESDDFLDLRLGTGTVPASYEISLSSSDMSNREIDDLLEQSQVMEQVYKEIPNVPITVSLSEGAMGLIGKAAIVKREIHQLVGQLAFFHSYHELRFVLIFSEREYGDWEWMKWLPHFQLPHAYAKGFVYNEQTRDQLLSSIYELLRERDLDERKGKIRFSPHFVFIVTDHQLISEHVIMEYLEGGDPRLGISVIFAAEAKESLSEQIQTLVRYINEQEGDILIQEGKAVQIPFQLDDHQYAGNEWFARTLRTLDHQVGMTNSIPTKVSFLELFKAEDVNDLNIAQNWLSTDTSKSLATPIGLKGKDDLVELNLHEKAHGPHGLLAGTTGSGKSEFLQTYILSLVVRYHPHEVAFLLIDYKGGGMAQPFKNIPHLLGVITNIENSKNFSARALASIKSELKMRQRLFDRYEVNHINDYTDLYKQGVAEEPMPHLFLISDEFAELKSEEPDFIKELVSAARIGRSLGVHLILATQKPGGVIDSQIWSNARFRVALKVQDAADSKEVLKNADAASITVTGRGYLQVGNNEVYELFQSAWSGAPYMEDASSTEDEVAIVTDLGLIPLSEVSSSQEQKKKAVKSEIEVIVDHVEETQQQLNIRKLKSPWLPPLAERLSRYDHVSQKDGEFYFAMIDEPEKQSQRPYGYEMIEDGSIGIFGSSGYGKSMTVMTLLLNFASIYSPEQFHCYIFDFGNGALLPLRQLPHTADYFRMDEARKMDKFMRIMKEEISRRKQLFQQKEVSNIKMYNALSDEKLPIIFIAVDNFDLAKEEYEDMETQFTQFVRDGQSLGIYMMYTVTRVNAIRQALMNNLKTKIVHYLMDKSEVYSIGGKLPYELEPIPGRAIIKKEDSFYAQVFSPADGEDDLAILDRVKRDIQLIGETYRDAKKPESIPMLPATLEVSDLYSDPRVVRQQGIYPIGLDEEYVEPVHMDLVKNKHCLILGQSQKGKTNLIKVILDEALSQQAFSIGLFDSIDRGLASYAKVEGIDYLETKDSIAQWLDDIESELKEREETYLQAVQQGEIEQLSFSQLLFVVDGFARLQQTIDSTVQNRLAEFMNDYSHLGFNVIACGNSNDFSKGYDGFTSEVKQIRQVILLMRKADQGMFTFPYSRNEADINAGFGYYVLNGKDKKIQIPHHTVERRIAV; encoded by the coding sequence GTGAATTGTTTGTGGGTGTTTACGGATACAAGTTATCATCAATTGTTTTTAAATAACCGATCGTTGCGTACAGTGACCATCGGACCGGAAATACAACATACGTTGACTGTTCGTTCGTTCCCCTTTTCTGGGGGAGCACTAACGATCCACGTGGGAGAGCACGAAGACGGGGAGAAAGTGTTTGAGCTGTTTCAGGATGGTCAACTGATTATGACACTGTCCAAGACGGAACCCTTCCAATTGACTGACGGGTCACACACGTTGTCGTTGTTGATTACCGATTCGCCCCCTAGGGAGCGAAAATATTATGTCGGCGATCGTCAACAACTGTCTTTTTCCTTAAGCGATCACGGCGACAGCGGACAGCCTAGCGAATCCAGCGCCGTTTCTATGAGCGATCGCGCATATTGTATGATCCATAAGCATTTCACCTTTTTATCTAGGAACGGGTTTCGCTTAATAAAAAGCGGTCAAAGGTGGAAGGTGTTACCGAACGGTGCAGGGCTGTATGTGAACGGTCAAAAAGTGACGGTGCCGACGACTCTCACAAGAGGGGATCGTCTGTTTTGGCCGTTCATGACTCTGTGCTTGTTAGAAGACGATGTGCTACAGATTACGAGTTTTGTGGACTTTCGGGCGGGACTACCGCTAATTGAACAGCCCACATCAGAAATGATGAAGAAATACCCATTTTTCCGCCGCACGCCGCGCATGATCTATGAGTTGCCGGAAGAAAAGATTAGTTTGTCCTTTCCTTCTCAGGAAAGTGAGGATAGCTCGAAAGGGCTGTGGATGACGATTTTGCCACCGCTCGTTATGTTGCTCGTTATGGGGACAATCGTTATCATTCAACCGCGGGGGATTTTCATTTTAATGTCCATCGTCATGTTTACGATGACATTAATTATGTCAACGGTTCAATATTTCCGGGAAAAGCGGAAACATAAAGAGAAAAAGGAAAAGAGGTTACGGGTATATACGAGGTATTTGCAAAATAAACGACAAGAAATGCATGAAGTATCAGAAAAACAAACACACTTTTTGCGTTACCATTACCCGTCCTTTGAGCGGATGAAATATTTCACAGAGCAAATTTCCGACCGCATTTGGGAACGAACGCCTGAGAGTGACGACTTTTTGGATTTGCGTTTAGGGACAGGGACAGTTCCGGCAAGCTATGAAATTTCTTTAAGCAGTAGCGATATGTCTAACCGCGAAATTGACGATTTACTCGAACAGTCGCAAGTGATGGAACAAGTGTACAAAGAGATTCCGAATGTGCCGATTACAGTCAGTCTCTCTGAGGGTGCGATGGGGCTAATCGGCAAAGCGGCAATTGTCAAGCGCGAAATCCACCAGTTGGTCGGGCAGCTCGCCTTTTTCCACAGTTATCACGAGCTCCGCTTCGTGTTAATTTTTTCCGAGCGAGAATACGGTGACTGGGAGTGGATGAAGTGGTTGCCTCACTTTCAACTACCACACGCGTATGCCAAAGGATTTGTTTATAACGAGCAGACACGGGACCAATTGCTGTCGTCCATATACGAGTTGCTCAGGGAGCGCGACCTCGATGAACGGAAAGGCAAGATTAGGTTTTCACCCCATTTTGTCTTTATCGTGACAGATCACCAGCTCATTAGCGAGCACGTCATTATGGAATATTTAGAAGGTGGGGACCCTCGCTTAGGAATATCGGTTATTTTTGCCGCCGAAGCGAAGGAAAGTTTATCTGAACAGATCCAGACGCTCGTGCGCTACATTAACGAGCAAGAAGGCGACATCCTGATTCAAGAAGGGAAAGCGGTACAAATTCCGTTTCAATTGGACGACCACCAGTACGCTGGAAACGAATGGTTCGCCCGTACACTGCGTACGCTCGATCACCAAGTTGGGATGACGAACTCTATTCCGACGAAGGTGTCCTTCTTAGAACTGTTTAAGGCAGAGGACGTCAATGATTTAAATATTGCCCAAAACTGGCTCTCAACGGATACGTCGAAGTCGCTTGCCACGCCGATTGGCTTGAAGGGAAAAGACGACCTCGTCGAGTTGAACTTACACGAAAAGGCGCACGGTCCACACGGCTTATTGGCTGGTACGACGGGGTCGGGGAAAAGTGAGTTTTTACAGACATACATTTTATCGCTAGTCGTTCGTTATCATCCGCACGAAGTGGCGTTTTTGCTCATCGACTACAAAGGCGGGGGGATGGCACAGCCGTTTAAAAATATTCCTCACCTACTCGGTGTCATAACGAACATCGAAAACAGTAAAAACTTCAGCGCCCGTGCGCTGGCGTCGATTAAGAGTGAGTTAAAAATGCGGCAACGGCTGTTTGACCGGTATGAAGTGAACCATATTAACGATTACACCGATTTGTACAAGCAAGGTGTGGCCGAAGAGCCGATGCCGCATCTATTCTTAATCTCTGACGAATTTGCCGAGCTTAAAAGTGAAGAACCGGATTTTATTAAGGAACTCGTCAGTGCCGCCCGCATTGGTCGTAGCCTAGGGGTGCACCTCATTTTGGCTACGCAGAAACCGGGGGGTGTCATTGACAGCCAGATCTGGAGTAACGCCCGCTTTCGCGTAGCCTTAAAAGTACAAGACGCCGCCGACAGTAAAGAAGTGTTGAAAAACGCCGACGCTGCCTCGATTACAGTGACCGGTCGCGGCTATTTACAGGTGGGGAACAACGAAGTGTACGAACTGTTCCAATCGGCTTGGAGCGGGGCACCGTACATGGAAGACGCATCGAGTACAGAGGATGAAGTGGCGATCGTGACCGACCTCGGTCTCATTCCGCTGTCTGAAGTATCGTCTTCGCAAGAGCAAAAGAAGAAAGCCGTCAAATCGGAAATTGAAGTAATCGTCGATCACGTTGAGGAGACGCAGCAGCAGTTGAACATCCGTAAGCTAAAAAGCCCTTGGTTGCCGCCACTTGCCGAACGCCTATCGCGTTACGACCACGTATCGCAAAAGGACGGGGAGTTTTATTTTGCCATGATTGACGAACCGGAGAAGCAAAGTCAACGCCCGTACGGTTACGAAATGATCGAAGACGGTAGTATCGGCATCTTCGGCTCTTCGGGTTACGGAAAATCGATGACGGTTATGACGTTGCTATTAAACTTCGCGTCCATTTACAGTCCGGAGCAGTTTCACTGTTACATTTTTGATTTCGGCAACGGCGCGCTGTTACCGCTACGGCAATTGCCGCATACGGCCGATTACTTCCGTATGGACGAGGCGCGTAAGATGGATAAATTCATGCGGATTATGAAAGAGGAGATTAGCCGGCGGAAGCAATTGTTTCAGCAAAAAGAAGTGAGTAACATTAAAATGTACAACGCGTTGAGCGATGAGAAACTTCCGATCATCTTTATTGCGGTCGATAACTTTGACCTCGCCAAAGAAGAGTACGAGGACATGGAGACGCAATTCACCCAATTTGTGCGCGACGGGCAATCCCTCGGCATTTATATGATGTATACGGTGACGCGCGTGAACGCGATTCGCCAGGCGCTCATGAATAACTTAAAGACGAAAATTGTTCATTATTTAATGGACAAGTCCGAAGTTTATTCGATTGGCGGAAAACTGCCGTACGAGCTTGAGCCGATTCCTGGGCGGGCGATTATTAAAAAAGAGGACTCCTTCTATGCGCAAGTGTTTTCTCCGGCTGATGGCGAGGATGATCTTGCGATTCTAGACCGTGTGAAACGCGACATTCAATTGATCGGAGAGACATACCGCGATGCAAAGAAACCGGAGTCGATCCCCATGTTGCCTGCGACATTAGAGGTGAGCGACTTGTACAGTGACCCACGTGTCGTTCGACAGCAAGGCATTTATCCGATTGGTTTGGACGAGGAATATGTAGAGCCCGTTCACATGGATTTGGTTAAAAATAAGCACTGCCTAATTTTGGGTCAATCGCAAAAGGGGAAGACGAATCTCATCAAGGTCATCTTAGACGAAGCGTTGTCGCAGCAAGCGTTTAGCATCGGTTTATTTGATTCGATCGACCGCGGGCTAGCGAGCTATGCCAAAGTCGAAGGCATCGACTATTTGGAAACGAAGGATAGCATCGCACAATGGTTAGACGACATAGAAAGTGAATTGAAAGAACGAGAGGAAACGTATTTGCAGGCGGTCCAGCAAGGAGAAATCGAGCAACTTTCATTTTCACAGCTCCTTTTCGTCGTCGACGGTTTTGCACGATTGCAACAAACGATCGATAGTACCGTGCAAAATCGGCTCGCTGAGTTTATGAATGATTACAGTCACTTAGGATTCAATGTGATCGCCTGTGGTAATAGTAACGACTTCTCTAAGGGGTACGACGGGTTTACCAGTGAGGTAAAACAGATTCGTCAAGTGATTCTTTTAATGAGAAAAGCGGATCAAGGCATGTTTACCTTTCCGTACAGTCGCAATGAGGCAGACATTAATGCCGGATTCGGTTATTACGTCCTCAATGGCAAAGACAAAAAAATTCAAATTCCACACCATACGGTGGAAAGGAGGATTGCGGTATGA
- a CDS encoding benzoate/H(+) symporter BenE family transporter — translation MNNQSVATGILSALLACTGGAILVIHTADLVGLSRPELISWLFIVYVIGGCLSIIFTIKYKIPMAGAHSITAIAFLSTAAADFTLPELAGSFMMAGGLMALLGFSGIFKKVLAHIPKPLIDAMLAGLILNFVVEIVPAFKESPLIAGLAILGFFVVPKISKSIPPLLGVLLFGVLGLLLGYDFPKISGEPFSWPHLVTPSFTAHGFFSISIPVAVLILSNDLAVALTALKKNGFDPPINQAIAFSGLGTALAGLFGGHSANIGGMMTALCSSEEAGSKDSRYWAALVSSVVVTLFGLFVWKVVVLIESLPAFFITLITGFSLIGVLLGSLQSAFTEPTYKYSTLFAFVIAISNVSFIGISSAVWSLLVGGIAAKVLGEGDIGKDNPAKRQNKAI, via the coding sequence GTGAACAATCAAAGCGTGGCTACAGGAATATTATCTGCGTTACTCGCTTGCACAGGTGGCGCCATTTTAGTCATTCATACGGCCGATCTCGTAGGATTAAGCCGGCCAGAACTGATCTCATGGCTATTTATTGTTTATGTTATAGGTGGCTGCTTGAGCATTATTTTCACAATAAAATATAAAATACCGATGGCGGGTGCGCATTCGATCACTGCAATCGCTTTTCTGAGTACGGCAGCCGCCGACTTTACTTTGCCGGAATTGGCCGGGAGTTTTATGATGGCAGGTGGCTTAATGGCTTTGCTCGGCTTCTCGGGCATATTTAAAAAAGTGTTGGCACACATCCCTAAACCGTTAATCGATGCGATGTTGGCGGGTCTTATTCTTAATTTTGTCGTAGAAATCGTTCCCGCTTTTAAAGAGTCCCCCCTGATCGCTGGGTTAGCCATTCTAGGGTTTTTCGTTGTTCCTAAAATCTCTAAATCAATCCCCCCACTACTCGGTGTGCTTCTTTTCGGCGTTCTCGGCCTCCTCCTAGGATACGATTTCCCGAAGATTTCAGGCGAACCGTTTAGCTGGCCACATCTTGTCACGCCATCTTTTACAGCACACGGTTTCTTTTCCATTTCTATTCCAGTCGCCGTATTGATTTTGAGTAACGACCTCGCGGTCGCACTAACGGCGTTGAAAAAAAACGGATTTGATCCACCGATCAATCAAGCGATTGCTTTTTCTGGTTTAGGGACAGCACTGGCCGGTCTATTCGGAGGACATTCTGCCAACATCGGAGGCATGATGACTGCCCTTTGTAGTAGCGAAGAAGCAGGTTCAAAGGACAGTCGCTATTGGGCAGCCCTCGTTTCAAGTGTCGTTGTGACTCTATTCGGCCTCTTTGTCTGGAAAGTCGTTGTGCTCATCGAAAGTCTACCTGCCTTTTTTATTACTTTGATAACCGGATTCTCCCTTATAGGCGTGTTGTTAGGGAGTTTACAGTCCGCATTCACGGAGCCGACATACAAATATTCCACATTGTTTGCCTTCGTGATTGCCATCTCTAACGTATCCTTTATCGGAATATCGTCTGCCGTGTGGTCACTGTTAGTTGGCGGGATTGCTGCCAAAGTACTCGGTGAAGGCGACATTGGTAAAGACAACCCAGCCAAGCGCCAAAATAAAGCCATCTAG
- the essA gene encoding type VII secretion protein EssA produces MGTKRIAIGVVLVMALLMMTLLVLVPSKVTLAETDFGDSDVDVEPNEYKDAEVELNTDYFHDPSLYRQKGDFSEEQKKLTFRRKENDVFKQVTGQLFLRDTKEHNTIAAKAAELKLFSTHDRRPSHTVEDERDNAAASSSLTILYIVLIAIGTLLLFLLLIPRGLRKGKEQS; encoded by the coding sequence ATGGGTACTAAGCGAATCGCTATAGGGGTCGTCCTGGTGATGGCCCTCCTAATGATGACCCTCCTAGTCCTCGTCCCTAGTAAAGTAACATTAGCGGAGACGGATTTCGGGGATAGTGACGTAGATGTTGAACCAAACGAGTATAAAGATGCGGAAGTAGAGTTGAATACGGATTACTTTCATGATCCGTCGCTATACCGTCAGAAAGGCGACTTTTCTGAGGAGCAAAAGAAGTTGACATTCCGAAGGAAGGAAAACGACGTTTTCAAACAAGTGACGGGTCAATTGTTTCTCAGGGACACGAAGGAACACAATACGATTGCGGCTAAAGCTGCGGAATTAAAGCTGTTTTCCACCCATGACAGACGGCCATCTCACACGGTAGAGGACGAGCGAGACAATGCAGCGGCTTCGTCTAGTTTAACAATCTTATATATTGTACTCATTGCCATTGGAACATTATTGTTGTTTTTGCTTCTTATTCCGAGGGGATTACGTAAAGGGAAAGAACAGTCATAA
- the esaA gene encoding type VII secretion protein EsaA, with product MKKQWKHTFKVIISVVLILAVPALFFSYIGHDPLRVKENATRTIAVVNEDLGVVIVDETVRFGENIAAGLHRDSDYNWTVLSRSAAESGLKKLKYDAVMYIPSNFSANILTYGDEQPTRATLQYDVQNQLNAVNKEKVLRELEEATHRMNAITSSLYWSYVAQEIDDIRQKFDNILEKEIAFQEAMYAFYGPNSEKLAGRVDQQREQLKHLQENMQQVAKDSGKRDGDATQIEQQLTSFVQMIADYREFQEEKRKFLQEAQHKSMLQIQQGMKSIAERQGPLNEHLAKYVDPVVERAGSMQKMIEKSNESIENLSKVRASKVEQQEKALKELQSELIDRYKQQYERVTLDKLEETMLPLRKELREKDVEGSSKEPPPSDKGDKEEEPDPEERDREDLQERLESVAESMGKLKETLESIPDEKPEQVVEVIEELDGLRGEIEGVAKELREKDEADAGWKEKYEDLEKEHKKLQDEYDELDKKYNKLANDVVAPIIKKIKEQEQSLLNSEVLSEERKKKLKEAFETDIEGAFLEKAIDYYFYLSQYMATVKGIGQTHNPSKDAVLGDEKLNERLQRLLATDQDEQDGWQQLQTDLENTGEEMQLHNGDIETLAKEYGERVAHEQEAAIEELQTIHENAQSILTDMQSTPEGGKTGPSNGEIVLSAHKSMRLQLDGMNRLVQSFGERQVGIINYTNELHKNVAGVQKQADRLNENWEKNVESTEMVQGDVYNVLGNAIVDGQNRGHVYDYLSNPLQVKGEVPSEKKKTVPPFVILVIVLISSLLIGYFSHYYQRAPLLVRGALFALLNIVVGLTISLFGLQIYKMPDERAIMWAVFTILLLTASSTFVRVAFRFSTMIGWFASVGLIVLFITPLLDNAIPNFNFVDPVTMVYLAIQYGTDPLFVEAVVVLLSFTIVLTCIPWVARAFGWRAEVEDEGEEPTGEDREEEGVKLSQTTSKTSDSASEGQRADNRKRDKKKEGA from the coding sequence ATGAAGAAGCAGTGGAAGCATACGTTTAAAGTAATTATTTCAGTGGTGTTGATTTTAGCAGTACCTGCGCTATTTTTCAGTTACATTGGGCACGACCCGCTTCGCGTGAAAGAAAACGCGACGCGTACGATTGCCGTAGTGAATGAAGACTTAGGCGTTGTTATTGTTGATGAAACGGTGCGCTTCGGTGAAAACATCGCAGCGGGCTTGCATCGAGATTCCGATTACAACTGGACGGTCCTCAGTCGTAGCGCAGCGGAAAGCGGACTAAAAAAATTGAAATACGATGCCGTCATGTACATCCCGTCCAACTTTTCCGCAAATATTTTGACGTATGGCGATGAGCAGCCGACTAGGGCGACGTTGCAATACGATGTGCAAAATCAGCTGAACGCAGTGAATAAAGAGAAGGTGCTTAGGGAATTGGAAGAAGCGACGCATCGAATGAATGCGATCACTTCTTCCCTCTACTGGAGCTATGTGGCGCAAGAAATTGACGATATACGCCAGAAGTTCGACAATATTTTGGAGAAGGAGATCGCCTTCCAAGAGGCGATGTACGCCTTCTACGGGCCAAATTCGGAAAAGTTAGCGGGGAGAGTGGATCAACAAAGGGAGCAGCTCAAACACCTGCAAGAGAATATGCAACAAGTGGCTAAAGACTCCGGCAAGCGTGATGGTGATGCGACACAAATCGAACAACAACTTACGAGTTTTGTGCAAATGATTGCTGACTACAGGGAGTTCCAAGAGGAAAAAAGGAAATTTTTGCAAGAGGCGCAACACAAAAGTATGCTGCAGATTCAGCAAGGAATGAAGAGTATTGCCGAAAGGCAAGGGCCGCTCAACGAACATCTTGCAAAATACGTCGATCCTGTCGTTGAACGTGCGGGTAGCATGCAAAAAATGATTGAGAAGAGTAACGAATCTATAGAAAATCTCAGTAAAGTGCGTGCGAGTAAAGTTGAACAGCAGGAAAAGGCATTAAAAGAATTGCAAAGTGAATTGATCGATCGCTATAAACAGCAATACGAACGGGTTACACTAGACAAATTGGAAGAAACGATGCTTCCGTTAAGGAAGGAATTACGGGAAAAGGATGTGGAAGGTTCCTCCAAAGAGCCCCCACCTAGTGACAAAGGCGATAAGGAGGAGGAACCTGATCCAGAGGAAAGGGATAGGGAAGATCTACAGGAAAGATTGGAAAGTGTCGCCGAGTCAATGGGTAAATTAAAGGAGACGTTGGAATCGATCCCTGACGAGAAGCCGGAGCAGGTCGTCGAGGTCATAGAAGAGTTAGACGGTTTGAGGGGGGAAATTGAAGGGGTTGCGAAAGAACTTCGCGAAAAAGACGAGGCGGACGCCGGTTGGAAGGAAAAGTATGAGGACTTAGAAAAAGAACACAAGAAGTTGCAGGATGAGTACGACGAGTTGGATAAAAAATACAACAAGCTAGCTAACGACGTTGTAGCCCCAATCATTAAAAAAATCAAGGAACAAGAGCAATCGCTTTTAAACTCGGAAGTGCTGTCCGAAGAAAGGAAGAAAAAATTAAAGGAAGCCTTTGAAACGGACATAGAGGGTGCCTTTTTGGAGAAAGCGATTGACTACTATTTCTACCTATCGCAATATATGGCTACCGTAAAAGGGATCGGTCAAACGCACAATCCGAGTAAAGACGCTGTTCTAGGCGATGAGAAGCTTAACGAACGCCTCCAACGTCTGCTTGCTACCGATCAGGACGAACAAGACGGCTGGCAACAATTGCAAACCGACCTGGAGAACACCGGGGAGGAAATGCAGTTACACAACGGTGACATTGAAACGTTGGCCAAAGAGTATGGCGAACGTGTGGCGCATGAGCAGGAAGCGGCCATTGAGGAGCTGCAAACGATTCACGAAAACGCACAATCGATCTTAACGGACATGCAATCGACACCCGAAGGCGGAAAAACAGGGCCGTCAAACGGTGAGATCGTCCTGTCAGCGCACAAAAGCATGAGGCTTCAGCTCGACGGCATGAATCGGCTCGTGCAATCTTTCGGAGAACGTCAAGTGGGCATCATCAATTACACGAATGAATTGCACAAAAATGTAGCTGGCGTACAGAAACAGGCAGACCGCTTGAATGAGAATTGGGAGAAAAACGTTGAGTCGACAGAAATGGTGCAGGGCGACGTCTACAACGTTTTGGGTAATGCGATCGTCGATGGTCAAAACCGCGGCCACGTGTATGACTATTTGTCAAACCCATTACAAGTTAAGGGGGAAGTGCCCTCCGAGAAAAAGAAAACGGTGCCGCCCTTCGTCATTTTGGTCATCGTGTTAATCAGTAGCTTGTTGATCGGTTACTTCAGCCACTATTATCAAAGGGCACCTCTGCTTGTGAGGGGAGCGCTGTTCGCGCTTTTAAATATAGTTGTCGGACTGACGATTAGTTTATTCGGGTTACAAATTTACAAGATGCCCGACGAGCGTGCCATTATGTGGGCTGTGTTTACGATTCTCTTACTAACGGCTAGTTCGACGTTTGTCCGCGTCGCGTTCCGCTTTAGTACAATGATCGGTTGGTTTGCGAGTGTCGGGCTCATTGTGTTATTCATTACCCCGTTACTCGACAATGCCATTCCGAACTTCAACTTTGTCGATCCGGTGACAATGGTTTATTTGGCGATTCAGTACGGGACAGATCCTCTGTTCGTCGAGGCAGTCGTCGTTTTACTCAGTTTTACGATCGTACTGACATGTATTCCGTGGGTGGCACGGGCATTCGGATGGCGTGCTGAAGTTGAAGATGAGGGCGAGGAACCAACGGGAGAAGACCGCGAGGAGGAGGGGGTAAAACTGAGCCAGACGACGTCAAAGACATCGGACTCGGCAAGCGAGGGTCAAAGGGCGGATAACAGAAAGAGGGATAAAAAGAAGGAAGGGGCGTAA